In Aeromicrobium marinum DSM 15272, one genomic interval encodes:
- a CDS encoding alpha/beta hydrolase, giving the protein MIASFLRRQLRVFRRAREPRTTGLRIVRPGRRGPVQVVFEDAVVHHRASLQARVLQRSLRMVLKPALAVVPFNDRTVRAMRRFDALSARGPRSRYVEPYRFELGGVTVESMTHRYGPSSDMTILYFHGGGFFSCGIETHRRICERLALYSGATVISVDYVQIPEGTVADSVQDAITAYEALLDQVVHPDKVVVAGDSAGGYLSMKVAELATRRGLHPPAGVLAFSPLLSLDPDRQDKDVQRVSRVSDAYLPLRRLRVVRKRWLPEGAEIEGAVSPLEATEHIDSPSFLLAVEDEILRPEVEAMALLLAARGVEVETHLWRGQVHAFPVLADALPEARIALQLAARFARIAVGEAPRAEIEDDGSVTEPLVGELVSDDTGEFDAAEPEPEPELATTGRRTLRSLFTA; this is encoded by the coding sequence ATGATCGCCTCCTTCCTGCGCCGACAGCTCCGGGTGTTCCGTCGCGCGCGGGAGCCCCGCACGACCGGTCTGCGCATCGTCCGTCCCGGTCGGCGCGGCCCGGTGCAGGTGGTGTTCGAGGACGCGGTCGTCCACCACCGGGCGAGCCTGCAGGCCCGCGTGCTCCAGCGCTCGCTCCGGATGGTCCTCAAGCCGGCGCTGGCGGTGGTGCCGTTCAACGACCGCACGGTGCGAGCCATGCGTCGCTTCGACGCACTCTCGGCCCGCGGCCCGCGGTCGCGCTACGTGGAGCCGTACCGGTTCGAGCTCGGCGGGGTGACGGTCGAGTCGATGACCCATCGCTACGGCCCGTCGAGCGACATGACGATCCTGTACTTCCACGGCGGCGGGTTCTTCTCCTGCGGCATCGAGACGCACCGGCGCATCTGCGAGCGGCTCGCGCTCTACAGCGGGGCGACGGTCATCTCGGTCGACTACGTGCAGATCCCCGAGGGCACGGTCGCCGACTCCGTGCAGGACGCCATCACGGCCTATGAGGCCCTGCTCGACCAGGTGGTGCACCCTGACAAGGTCGTCGTCGCCGGGGACTCCGCCGGCGGCTACCTGTCGATGAAGGTCGCCGAGCTGGCGACGCGGCGAGGCCTGCACCCGCCCGCCGGCGTGCTGGCGTTCTCGCCGCTGCTGAGCCTGGACCCGGACCGGCAGGACAAGGACGTGCAGCGCGTCTCCCGCGTCAGTGACGCCTACCTTCCGTTGCGCCGGCTGCGGGTCGTCCGCAAGCGGTGGCTGCCCGAGGGCGCCGAGATCGAGGGCGCGGTCTCGCCGTTGGAGGCCACCGAGCACATCGATTCCCCGTCCTTCCTGCTGGCGGTGGAGGACGAGATCCTGCGGCCCGAGGTCGAGGCGATGGCGCTGCTGCTCGCCGCCCGCGGGGTCGAGGTCGAGACCCACCTGTGGCGCGGCCAGGTGCACGCCTTCCCGGTGCTCGCCGACGCCCTGCCCGAGGCGCGGATCGCGCTGCAGCTGGCCGCCCGGTTCGCCCGGATCGCCGTGGGCGAGGCTCCCCGCGCCGAGATCGAGGACGACGGTTCGGTCACCGAGCCGCTCGTGGGCGAGCTGGTGAGCGACGACACGGGCGAGTTCGACGCCGCCGAGCCCGAGCCCGAGCCCGAGCTCGCCACGACCGGTCGCCGCACCCTGCGGTCCCTCTTCACCGCCTGA
- a CDS encoding acyl-CoA dehydrogenase family protein produces MTTAWTTPERIALRDAVTAFTQDQIVPHLPTWEDEGRLPRELHAQAAKAGFLGVGFDEAVGGDGGDLVDGSIVTEAIVQAGGSTGVLASLFTHGISLPHIIDSGNADLIDRYVRPTLAGETIGSLGVTEPGGGSDVANIRTKAVRDDDHYVVNGAKTFITSGVRADFVTTVVRTGGEGYGGISLLVIDKDAPGFTVTGPLRKMGWHCSDTAELSFEDVRVPAENLVGEENGGFVLVMQQFVNERLGLAVQAYATAQRATDLAVEYARQRETFGKPLITRQVIRHKLVDMQRRTAAARALTRQAVERSIDGSTTDPSIILDAVLAKNTAVEAVEHVVTEAVQIFGGMGYMRESEIDRHYRDARIIGIGGGATEVLNDLAAKLLGY; encoded by the coding sequence ATGACCACCGCCTGGACCACACCCGAGCGAATCGCCCTGCGCGACGCCGTCACGGCCTTCACGCAGGACCAGATCGTGCCCCACCTGCCGACCTGGGAGGACGAGGGCCGACTGCCCCGCGAGCTGCACGCCCAGGCGGCCAAGGCCGGCTTCCTCGGGGTCGGGTTCGACGAGGCCGTCGGCGGCGACGGTGGCGACCTGGTCGACGGGTCCATCGTCACCGAGGCGATCGTGCAGGCGGGCGGGTCCACCGGCGTGCTCGCCTCGCTGTTCACCCACGGCATCTCGCTGCCGCACATCATCGACTCCGGCAACGCCGACCTGATCGACCGCTACGTGCGACCCACACTCGCCGGCGAGACCATCGGGTCGCTCGGCGTCACCGAGCCCGGCGGGGGATCGGACGTCGCGAACATCCGCACCAAGGCCGTCCGCGACGACGACCACTACGTCGTCAACGGCGCGAAGACCTTCATCACGTCCGGCGTGCGCGCGGACTTCGTCACCACGGTCGTGCGCACCGGCGGCGAGGGCTACGGCGGCATCAGCCTGCTGGTGATCGACAAGGACGCCCCCGGCTTCACCGTCACCGGGCCGCTGCGCAAGATGGGCTGGCACTGCTCCGACACCGCCGAGCTGTCGTTCGAGGACGTGCGCGTCCCGGCCGAGAACCTGGTCGGCGAGGAGAACGGCGGCTTCGTCCTGGTGATGCAGCAGTTCGTGAACGAACGTCTCGGCCTGGCCGTGCAGGCCTACGCCACCGCGCAGCGTGCCACCGACCTGGCCGTGGAGTACGCGCGCCAGCGCGAGACGTTCGGCAAGCCGCTCATCACGCGCCAGGTCATCCGCCACAAGCTGGTCGACATGCAGCGTCGCACCGCCGCGGCCCGCGCCCTGACCCGTCAGGCCGTCGAGCGCTCCATCGACGGATCCACCACCGACCCGTCGATCATCCTCGACGCGGTGCTGGCCAAGAACACCGCCGTCGAGGCGGTCGAGCACGTCGTCACCGAGGCCGTGCAGATCTTCGGCGGCATGGGCTACATGCGCGAGTCCGAGATCGACCGCCACTACCGCGACGCCCGCATCATCGGCATCGGCGGTGGCGCCACCGAGGTCCTCAACGACCTCGCCGCGAAGCTGCTGGGGTACTGA
- a CDS encoding SIMPL domain-containing protein, with protein sequence MSLEITVRGSARASHQPDRAALHLAAVTDGPDRADVLARAAAVQAEIGGHLRELAGLRAVTTWSSDQVRAFGHRPWGDAGERLPPVQTAHVDVEAEFVDFERMAGFIDHWASQDGVEIGSITWDVAAADRRSYEAEVRRAAVEDAVVKAQAYADAVRRGRVVAVHLADPDMLGGASGPVSPLMARMAESVDQGLTIRPRPVVIEVAVDAVFRAE encoded by the coding sequence ATGAGCCTGGAGATCACCGTCCGCGGGTCGGCGCGCGCCTCGCACCAGCCCGATCGGGCCGCCCTGCACCTCGCCGCGGTCACCGACGGTCCCGACCGGGCCGACGTGCTGGCCCGGGCCGCCGCCGTCCAGGCCGAGATCGGCGGCCACCTGCGCGAGCTGGCCGGCCTGCGGGCCGTCACCACCTGGTCGAGCGACCAGGTGCGGGCCTTCGGGCACCGTCCGTGGGGCGACGCAGGGGAGCGGCTTCCGCCCGTGCAGACCGCCCACGTCGACGTCGAGGCCGAGTTCGTCGACTTCGAGCGGATGGCCGGATTCATCGACCACTGGGCCTCCCAGGACGGCGTCGAGATCGGGTCGATCACCTGGGACGTCGCCGCCGCCGACCGCCGGTCGTACGAGGCCGAGGTGCGCCGGGCCGCGGTCGAGGACGCCGTCGTCAAGGCGCAGGCCTACGCCGACGCGGTGCGCCGTGGCCGCGTCGTCGCGGTGCACCTGGCCGATCCCGACATGCTCGGCGGGGCCTCGGGGCCGGTCAGCCCGTTGATGGCACGGATGGCCGAGTCGGTCGACCAGGGGTTGACGATCCGGCCCCGGCCCGTGGTGATCGAGGTGGCCGTCGATGCCGTCTTCCGGGCGGAGTGA
- a CDS encoding TIGR03084 family metal-binding protein, protein MNQRATILETVLTDLDAESEQLDAWVSGLDEAGWATVTTAEGWTVLHQVAHLLWTDRASLAAIAQGEEWDQLLVVAQADPGGFVDSETERLAELPPDSMLHHWRQSRAKLADALRGVPDGVKVPWFGPPMAPVSMATARIMETWAHGHDVAEAIGTEVPRTDRVRHICHLGVRTRGFAYLMRGAEAPDAPVRVELTGPSGEVWSWGPEDAADRVTGDGWDFGLLATRRRHRDDVDVHAVGPAADDWLDVVQAFAGLPGSDPQRLADR, encoded by the coding sequence ATGAATCAGCGAGCGACCATCCTCGAGACCGTCCTGACCGACCTCGACGCGGAGAGCGAGCAGCTCGACGCCTGGGTGTCCGGTCTCGACGAGGCCGGGTGGGCGACGGTCACCACGGCGGAGGGGTGGACCGTGCTGCACCAGGTGGCCCACCTGCTGTGGACCGACCGTGCCTCGCTGGCCGCGATCGCCCAGGGCGAGGAGTGGGACCAGCTGCTCGTCGTCGCGCAGGCGGACCCGGGAGGCTTCGTCGACTCCGAGACCGAGCGGCTCGCCGAGCTGCCGCCGGACTCGATGCTGCACCACTGGCGCCAGTCGCGGGCCAAGCTGGCCGACGCCCTCCGAGGGGTGCCCGACGGGGTCAAGGTGCCGTGGTTCGGCCCTCCGATGGCGCCGGTCTCGATGGCGACGGCACGGATCATGGAGACCTGGGCCCACGGTCACGACGTCGCCGAGGCGATCGGCACCGAGGTGCCGCGCACCGACCGCGTGCGCCACATCTGCCATCTCGGGGTCCGCACCCGCGGCTTCGCCTACCTGATGCGCGGTGCCGAGGCGCCGGACGCCCCGGTGCGGGTGGAGCTGACCGGGCCGAGCGGCGAGGTCTGGTCGTGGGGCCCGGAGGACGCCGCCGACCGGGTCACGGGCGACGGGTGGGACTTCGGACTGCTGGCCACGCGTCGGCGGCACCGCGACGACGTCGACGTCCATGCGGTCGGGCCGGCGGCCGACGACTGGCTCGACGTCGTGCAGGCCTTCGCCGGTCTGCCCGGCAGCGACCCGCAGCGTCTCGCCGACCGCTGA
- a CDS encoding ATP-dependent 6-phosphofructokinase, producing the protein MVTLADLQVKTVGPSTITSPLASYVGGRTTNEYYVGADDRILFDDTVELVRSRGLPLDELPTFETGGPRELIHFDPATTRVGIVTCGGLCPGLNDVIRALVLELHEHYGVDDVLGFRNGYAGLVPESGLQPIPLTSEVVANIHERGGTMLGSSRGAQDVGTIVDTLQMRGLSILFVIGGDGSMRGAHRIAEECLRRGNGIAVVGVPKTIDNDIPHIGQSFGFQTAYARASQSIKAAKIEAEAAINGIGIVKVMGRHAGFIACYSALANHNADFVLIPEVPFALHGDNGLLAHIRRRVERDGNAVLVVAEGAGQEHLPVTDETDASGNRALGDIGRFLREVIREEWTARGEEVMLRYFSPGYFIRSVPADPADAVYCARLAQTAVHAAMAGRTDMVVGRRRHRFVHVPIEYVTHRAHGVSADGDLWLSVLESTSQPHDMT; encoded by the coding sequence ATGGTGACCCTCGCGGACCTGCAGGTCAAGACCGTCGGCCCCAGCACGATCACCTCTCCCCTCGCGTCCTACGTGGGTGGTCGGACGACCAACGAGTACTACGTGGGCGCCGACGACCGGATCCTGTTCGACGACACCGTCGAGCTGGTGCGATCTCGCGGCCTGCCGCTGGACGAGCTGCCGACCTTCGAGACCGGCGGCCCGCGCGAGCTGATCCACTTCGACCCCGCGACGACCCGCGTCGGCATCGTCACCTGCGGCGGACTGTGTCCCGGCCTCAACGACGTCATCCGTGCCCTGGTGCTGGAGCTGCACGAGCACTACGGCGTCGACGACGTGCTCGGGTTCCGCAACGGCTACGCGGGGCTGGTGCCCGAGTCCGGGCTGCAGCCGATCCCGCTCACGTCGGAGGTGGTGGCCAACATCCACGAACGGGGCGGCACGATGCTCGGCTCGTCACGGGGCGCGCAGGACGTCGGCACGATCGTCGACACCCTGCAGATGCGTGGCCTGTCGATCCTGTTCGTCATCGGCGGGGACGGCTCGATGCGCGGCGCCCACCGGATCGCCGAGGAATGCCTGCGGCGCGGCAACGGCATCGCGGTGGTGGGCGTGCCGAAGACGATCGACAACGACATCCCGCACATCGGCCAGAGCTTCGGGTTCCAGACCGCGTACGCGCGGGCCTCGCAGTCGATCAAGGCCGCCAAGATCGAGGCCGAGGCTGCCATCAACGGCATCGGGATCGTCAAGGTGATGGGCCGCCACGCGGGCTTCATCGCCTGCTACTCGGCGCTGGCCAACCACAACGCCGACTTCGTGCTGATCCCCGAGGTGCCCTTCGCCCTGCACGGCGACAACGGCCTGCTGGCGCACATCCGGCGCCGGGTCGAGCGCGACGGCAACGCGGTGCTGGTGGTCGCCGAAGGTGCCGGCCAGGAGCACCTGCCGGTGACCGACGAGACCGACGCGTCGGGCAACCGGGCACTGGGTGACATCGGCCGGTTCCTGCGCGAGGTGATCCGCGAGGAGTGGACCGCCCGCGGCGAGGAGGTGATGCTGCGGTACTTCAGCCCCGGCTACTTCATCCGCTCGGTACCGGCCGACCCTGCCGACGCGGTCTACTGCGCGCGGTTGGCGCAGACCGCGGTGCACGCGGCCATGGCCGGCCGCACCGACATGGTGGTGGGCCGCCGCCGGCACCGGTTCGTGCACGTGCCGATCGAGTACGTGACCCACCGCGCTCACGGCGTCTCGGCCGACGGCGACCTGTGGCTCAGCGTCCTGGAGTCGACCTCCCAGCCCCACGACATGACCTGA
- a CDS encoding flavin-containing monooxygenase, producing MAPSARRPKHTPADHVHDAVIVGAGFGGMGAAIALQRLGRDDLAILDREDDLGGTWHVNHYPGLAVDIPSSTYSYSFAPNPYWSRMYAPGPELKRYALHVAEKFDLRRHMRFGAVVTGAAWDEATRTWTATLAGGEQVRGRLLLTATGYLSQPKMPDIPGVEDFAGTVIHTSAWKDDHDLTGERVAVIGTGATAVQLIPEIAPAVADLTVFQRTAIWVTPKSDAAIPRVVQGLYARVPLTQRVVRAVGSTVLEAIMVTGVLKYRQLGRLNRIAEKWATWHLHRQIADPVLRRQLTPDYSFGCKRPTFSNDYFRTFNRSNVHLETNPIERIDAGAVITADGVRHEIDTLVLATGFSLWETNFPALPITGRDGLDLGTFWREQRFQAYEGVSIPGFPNLFSLSSPYSYSGLSYFTTVESQMKHLTRLLQEVDRRGATTFEVSEEANRRFLHAMKERLHSSVFEHGSCGTARSYYFNQHGEATLLRPTSTLNAFREAGRFPLEDYVIAA from the coding sequence ATGGCACCCTCCGCGAGACGCCCGAAGCACACCCCCGCCGACCACGTGCACGACGCCGTCATCGTGGGGGCCGGGTTCGGTGGCATGGGCGCGGCCATCGCGCTCCAGCGGCTCGGTCGCGACGACCTGGCGATCCTCGACAGGGAGGACGACCTGGGCGGCACGTGGCACGTCAACCACTACCCCGGCCTCGCCGTGGACATCCCGTCGTCGACCTACTCGTACTCGTTCGCCCCCAATCCGTACTGGTCGCGCATGTACGCACCGGGACCCGAGCTGAAGCGCTACGCCCTGCACGTCGCGGAGAAGTTCGACCTGCGCCGGCACATGCGCTTCGGAGCCGTCGTCACGGGTGCGGCCTGGGACGAGGCCACCCGCACGTGGACCGCGACCCTCGCCGGCGGCGAACAGGTCCGCGGGCGCCTGCTGCTCACCGCCACCGGCTACCTGTCGCAGCCGAAGATGCCTGACATCCCGGGCGTCGAGGACTTCGCCGGCACCGTCATCCACACCTCGGCGTGGAAGGACGACCACGACCTGACGGGCGAGCGCGTGGCGGTCATCGGCACCGGCGCGACCGCCGTGCAGCTGATCCCCGAGATCGCACCGGCCGTGGCCGACCTCACGGTCTTCCAGCGCACGGCGATCTGGGTGACCCCGAAGTCGGACGCGGCGATCCCCCGGGTGGTGCAGGGGCTGTACGCACGGGTGCCGCTGACCCAGCGGGTCGTGCGCGCCGTCGGCTCCACCGTGCTGGAGGCGATCATGGTCACCGGTGTGCTGAAGTACCGGCAGCTGGGCCGCCTCAACCGGATCGCCGAGAAGTGGGCGACCTGGCACCTGCACCGGCAGATCGCCGATCCCGTGCTGCGACGCCAGCTGACCCCCGACTACTCGTTCGGCTGCAAGCGACCCACGTTCTCCAACGACTACTTCCGCACCTTCAACCGGTCCAACGTGCACCTGGAGACCAACCCCATCGAGCGCATCGATGCCGGCGCGGTCATCACCGCCGACGGGGTCCGCCACGAGATCGACACGCTCGTGCTGGCCACGGGGTTCAGCCTGTGGGAGACCAACTTCCCGGCGCTGCCCATCACCGGGCGCGACGGGCTGGACCTGGGGACGTTCTGGCGCGAGCAGCGGTTCCAGGCGTACGAGGGTGTCAGCATCCCCGGGTTCCCCAACCTGTTCTCGCTGAGCTCGCCGTACTCGTACTCGGGGCTCTCGTACTTCACCACCGTCGAGTCGCAGATGAAGCACCTCACCCGGCTGCTGCAGGAGGTCGACCGACGGGGTGCCACGACGTTCGAGGTCTCCGAGGAGGCGAACCGGCGCTTCCTGCACGCGATGAAGGAGCGGCTCCACAGCTCGGTGTTCGAGCACGGCAGCTGCGGGACCGCGCGCAGCTACTACTTCAACCAGCACGGCGAGGCGACGCTGCTCCGGCCGACGTCGACCCTCAACGCCTTCCGCGAGGCCGGCCGTTTCCCGCTCGAGGACTACGTCATCGCCGCCTGA
- a CDS encoding acyclic terpene utilization AtuA family protein, whose protein sequence is MTIRIGNCSGYYGDRASAMGEMLAGGDLDFLTGDYLAELTMLILGRDRMKNPDAGYAKTFVRQMTANLALAKDRGVRIVTNAGGLNPAGLADVLRTIAAEQAVDVTIAHVEGDDLAPRADELGFGSTLTANAYLGAFGIAAALQAGADVVVTGRVTDASVVVGPAIAAFGWGRDEVDALAGAVVAGHVIECGTQATGGNFSGFRSLDLTRPLGFPIAEIAADGSSVITKHDETGGAVTVDTVTAQLVYEVQGPVYLNPDVATHLDSVRLEQVGADRVAISGVRGSAPPATTKVCLNTLGGYRNSVEFLLTGLDIPAKAAWIRGQIEAALAAGTPPAQIEWQLDRTDRFDPETQAAATSQLRCHVRDDAAEPVGRAFSDAAVQLALASYPGFTVTRPPAAGTPVGVYRAAYVPQTEVPHVVVHADGRREDIAPPPGAVDLRPNGSVAGPAVDVRPNEASEGRESTDPSETRRVPLGELVHARSGDKGGDANVGVWIPAEHPRREAAFAWLAAQLTPDRVRELLPEAAPLDVEVHPLASIAAVNIVVHGLLGEGVASSTRSDPQAKALGEWLRARVVDIPIELLTPATEETA, encoded by the coding sequence GTGACGATCCGCATCGGCAACTGCAGTGGCTACTACGGCGATCGGGCGTCGGCGATGGGCGAGATGCTCGCCGGGGGTGACCTCGACTTCCTCACCGGTGACTACCTCGCCGAGCTGACCATGCTGATCCTGGGTCGGGACCGGATGAAGAACCCCGACGCCGGCTACGCCAAGACGTTCGTGCGCCAGATGACCGCGAACCTCGCCCTCGCGAAGGACCGGGGGGTCCGGATCGTCACCAACGCCGGCGGCCTGAACCCCGCGGGGCTGGCCGACGTGCTCCGCACCATCGCGGCCGAACAGGCCGTCGACGTCACGATCGCCCACGTCGAGGGCGACGACCTCGCGCCCCGCGCCGACGAGCTCGGGTTCGGCAGCACCCTGACGGCCAACGCCTATCTCGGCGCCTTCGGCATCGCGGCCGCCCTGCAGGCAGGGGCCGACGTCGTGGTCACGGGCCGGGTCACCGACGCCTCGGTGGTGGTGGGACCGGCCATCGCGGCCTTCGGGTGGGGTCGTGACGAGGTCGACGCGCTGGCGGGCGCCGTGGTCGCCGGCCACGTCATCGAGTGCGGCACCCAGGCCACGGGCGGCAACTTCAGCGGCTTCCGCAGCCTCGACCTCACCCGACCGCTGGGCTTCCCCATCGCCGAGATCGCCGCCGACGGCTCCTCGGTCATCACCAAGCACGACGAGACCGGGGGAGCCGTCACGGTCGACACCGTCACCGCCCAGCTGGTGTACGAGGTGCAGGGCCCGGTGTACCTCAACCCCGACGTCGCGACCCACCTCGACTCGGTGCGTCTGGAGCAGGTGGGTGCCGACCGGGTCGCGATCTCCGGCGTCCGCGGGTCGGCTCCGCCGGCGACCACCAAGGTCTGCCTCAACACCCTCGGCGGGTACCGCAACAGCGTGGAGTTCCTGCTGACCGGGCTCGACATCCCGGCCAAGGCCGCGTGGATCCGCGGTCAGATCGAGGCCGCGCTCGCCGCGGGCACCCCGCCCGCGCAGATCGAGTGGCAGCTCGACCGCACCGACCGGTTCGACCCCGAGACCCAGGCGGCGGCCACGAGCCAGCTGCGCTGCCATGTCCGTGACGACGCGGCGGAGCCGGTCGGCCGCGCCTTCAGCGACGCCGCCGTGCAGCTGGCCCTGGCGTCCTACCCCGGTTTCACCGTCACCCGGCCCCCGGCCGCCGGGACCCCCGTCGGGGTCTACCGCGCCGCCTACGTGCCGCAGACCGAGGTGCCGCACGTGGTGGTGCACGCCGACGGCCGCCGCGAGGACATCGCCCCTCCCCCCGGGGCGGTGGATCTGCGACCGAATGGCTCCGTTGCCGGCCCGGCGGTGGATGTGCGACCGAATGAGGCCTCAGAAGGTCGCGAATCCACCGACCCCTCGGAGACGCGGCGGGTGCCGTTGGGCGAGCTCGTCCACGCCAGGTCCGGCGACAAGGGCGGCGACGCCAACGTCGGTGTGTGGATCCCGGCCGAGCACCCCCGCCGTGAGGCGGCCTTCGCGTGGCTCGCGGCACAGCTCACCCCCGACCGGGTCCGTGAGCTGCTGCCCGAGGCCGCACCGCTCGACGTCGAGGTGCACCCCCTGGCCTCGATCGCCGCCGTCAACATCGTGGTGCACGGCCTGCTGGGCGAGGGCGTCGCGTCGTCGACCCGCTCGGACCCGCAGGCCAAGGCGCTCGGCGAGTGGTTGCGCGCCCGCGTCGTCGACATCCCCATCGAGCTGCTGACCCCCGCCACCGAGGAGACCGCATGA
- a CDS encoding acyl-CoA carboxylase subunit beta: MLERVADLAEQHALAIAGGGQRYIDRHHQRGKLTARERIELLIDPDSPFLELSSLAAWGTDFTVGGAIVTGIGVVEGTECLIVANDPTVKGGSSNPSTLKKGGRAAQIARENRLPTIQLVESGGADLPTQKDIFIPGGGSFRNITRASADRTPTVALVFGNSTAGGAYIPGMSDYVVMVKEGAKVFLGGPPLVKMATGEESDDESLGGAEMHARTSGLADYLATDEHDAIRLGRGIVRRLNWRKLGPAPAAEYAEPEHDPEELLGIVPTDLKVPFDPREVIARIVDGPTGEVTGDSGGFHEFKPLYGSSLVCGYAQLHGYPIGILANAQGVLFSEEAQKAAQFIQLANQTDTPLLFLHNTTGYMVGAEYEQGGIIKHGAQMVNAVSNSKVPHISIVMGSSYGAGHYGMSGRAYDPRFMFSWVGARSAVMGPAQLAGVISIVARGAAEAKGQPYDEEGDAQMRAFIEAQIEKESLAYFTSGMLYDDGVIDPRDTRSILGICLSAIHNAPVEGVTGGYGVFRL, encoded by the coding sequence ATGCTCGAGCGGGTGGCCGACCTCGCCGAGCAGCACGCGCTGGCCATCGCCGGCGGCGGCCAGCGGTACATCGACCGCCACCACCAGCGCGGCAAGCTGACCGCCCGCGAACGCATCGAGCTGCTGATCGACCCCGACAGCCCGTTCCTCGAGCTGTCGAGCCTGGCCGCCTGGGGCACCGACTTCACCGTCGGCGGCGCCATCGTCACCGGCATCGGCGTGGTCGAGGGCACCGAGTGCCTCATCGTCGCCAACGACCCGACCGTGAAGGGCGGCTCCTCGAACCCGTCGACGTTGAAGAAAGGTGGCCGCGCGGCCCAGATCGCCCGCGAGAACCGTCTGCCCACCATCCAGCTGGTGGAGTCCGGCGGCGCCGACCTGCCGACGCAGAAGGACATCTTCATCCCCGGCGGCGGGTCGTTCCGCAACATCACCCGGGCCAGCGCCGACCGCACGCCCACCGTCGCCCTGGTGTTCGGCAACTCCACCGCCGGCGGTGCCTACATCCCCGGCATGAGCGACTACGTGGTGATGGTCAAGGAGGGCGCCAAGGTCTTCCTCGGCGGCCCGCCGCTGGTCAAGATGGCCACCGGTGAGGAGTCCGACGACGAGTCGCTCGGCGGCGCCGAGATGCACGCCCGCACGTCCGGGCTCGCCGACTACCTGGCCACCGACGAGCACGACGCGATCCGTCTGGGCCGCGGCATCGTGCGCCGGCTCAACTGGCGCAAGCTCGGTCCGGCTCCCGCGGCGGAGTACGCCGAGCCCGAGCACGACCCCGAGGAGCTGCTCGGCATCGTGCCCACCGACCTCAAGGTGCCGTTCGACCCGCGCGAGGTCATCGCCCGGATCGTCGACGGACCCACCGGCGAGGTCACCGGCGACAGCGGGGGGTTCCACGAGTTCAAGCCGCTCTACGGGTCCAGCCTCGTGTGCGGCTACGCCCAGCTGCACGGCTACCCGATCGGCATCCTCGCCAACGCCCAGGGCGTGCTGTTCAGCGAGGAGGCGCAGAAGGCCGCGCAGTTCATCCAGCTGGCCAACCAGACCGACACCCCGCTGCTGTTCCTGCACAACACCACCGGCTACATGGTCGGCGCGGAGTACGAGCAGGGCGGCATCATCAAGCACGGCGCGCAGATGGTGAACGCCGTCTCCAACTCCAAGGTGCCGCACATCAGCATCGTCATGGGCTCGTCCTACGGCGCCGGTCACTACGGGATGAGCGGCCGCGCCTACGACCCGCGGTTCATGTTCAGCTGGGTCGGTGCGCGGTCCGCCGTGATGGGTCCGGCGCAGCTCGCCGGCGTCATCTCGATCGTCGCCCGCGGAGCCGCCGAGGCCAAGGGCCAGCCCTACGACGAGGAGGGCGACGCCCAGATGCGCGCCTTCATCGAGGCGCAGATCGAGAAGGAATCGCTCGCGTACTTCACCTCCGGGATGCTCTACGACGACGGGGTCATCGACCCCCGGGACACCCGCAGCATCCTCGGCATCTGCCTCAGCGCCATCCACAACGCGCCCGTCGAGGGCGTCACCGGTGGGTACGGGGTGTTCCGCCTATGA
- a CDS encoding TetR/AcrR family transcriptional regulator: protein MTASSTVRTPQGERSRAMRHRLMEATVESLVELGWSGTTTTVVSQRAGVSRGAQLHHFPSKLDLVVAAVEFLSERRRDDLTADLAEQPEQGRTRAVLDVLADHFTSPVFFAALELWVAARTDDELRAAVGPLERRIGRETHAHALQLLGVDESRGRNRQLVQATLDMLRGLGLAASLSDDRARRDSILDAWALSLDHDLEK, encoded by the coding sequence GTGACCGCCTCGTCGACCGTCCGGACGCCCCAGGGCGAACGCAGCCGGGCCATGCGCCACCGGCTGATGGAGGCCACCGTCGAGAGCCTGGTCGAGCTCGGCTGGTCGGGCACCACCACCACCGTGGTGAGCCAGCGCGCCGGGGTGAGCCGGGGGGCACAGCTGCACCACTTCCCGAGCAAGCTCGACCTCGTCGTCGCGGCGGTCGAGTTCCTCAGCGAGCGGCGCCGCGACGACCTGACCGCCGACCTCGCCGAACAGCCGGAGCAGGGACGCACCCGTGCGGTGCTCGACGTGCTGGCCGACCACTTCACCTCGCCGGTGTTCTTCGCGGCGCTCGAGCTGTGGGTGGCCGCGAGGACCGACGACGAGCTGCGCGCCGCGGTGGGTCCGCTGGAGCGCCGCATCGGCCGCGAGACCCACGCCCACGCCCTGCAGCTGCTCGGCGTCGACGAGTCCCGTGGGCGCAACCGCCAGCTGGTGCAGGCCACGCTCGACATGCTCCGCGGCCTCGGGCTGGCGGCGTCGCTGTCGGACGACCGTGCCCGGCGCGACTCGATCCTCGACGCCTGGGCCCTGAGCCTCGACCACGACCTGGAGAAGTGA